A genomic region of Gemmata massiliana contains the following coding sequences:
- a CDS encoding winged helix-turn-helix transcriptional regulator has protein sequence MNLREYGAWVPWSVVERVQRLRLRPASRWQVLFTILTTSCRYGGKEARLSIRDIAGRTGLSERTVKGALADLIRAGHVRRQGRYGKLVVAFLPAVQVTPESELPLPR, from the coding sequence TTGAACCTGCGTGAATACGGTGCCTGGGTTCCCTGGTCCGTCGTGGAGCGGGTGCAACGGTTACGTTTGCGGCCGGCTTCTCGGTGGCAGGTTCTGTTTACCATTCTCACTACTTCGTGTCGCTACGGGGGCAAGGAGGCCCGGTTATCGATCCGTGACATTGCGGGTCGCACCGGTCTCAGTGAGCGCACCGTGAAGGGCGCGCTCGCGGACCTGATCCGCGCCGGGCACGTGCGCCGCCAAGGGCGCTACGGCAAACTCGTCGTCGCTTTCCTGCCCGCTGTACAAGTCACGCCCGAGTCCGAGCTGCCCCTCCCGCGCTGA
- a CDS encoding SPFH domain-containing protein, translated as MGLRDWVSGQFIDIIEWTEPSQNEILAHRFTRHKNEIKNGAKLVVREGQAAGFVKEGQLADVKVPGMYTLDTKNMPILSTILGWKYGFESPFKCEVYFISTRQWTNQKWGTQNPIMYRDPEFGPVRLRAFGNYAFKVTDPGTFLKELVSTDPSFELYEISAQFRNVVVSRFIDALGASRIPMLDLAGNYEKVGKIALERIAPEMAKMGVSLTQFFVENISLPPEVEAALDKRSQMSVLGNLDQYTKFQTAEAIPTAAANPGGLAGMGAGLGAGLAVGQQMGGAFAGAAGAPGVVTPGNTTSPTTASAPPPLPTAVSFHAAINGAQAGPFDLAALAAHINSGTINRASLVWKPGMAGWAAAETVPELASLFAAAPPPLPG; from the coding sequence ATGGGGCTGCGTGATTGGGTGTCGGGGCAGTTCATCGACATCATTGAGTGGACCGAGCCGAGCCAGAACGAGATCCTCGCGCACCGGTTCACGCGCCACAAAAACGAGATCAAGAACGGCGCCAAACTCGTTGTGCGCGAGGGGCAGGCCGCGGGGTTCGTGAAGGAGGGGCAACTCGCCGACGTCAAAGTGCCGGGCATGTACACGCTCGACACGAAGAACATGCCCATCCTCTCCACCATCCTCGGGTGGAAGTACGGGTTCGAGTCGCCGTTCAAGTGCGAGGTGTACTTCATCTCCACGCGGCAGTGGACCAACCAGAAGTGGGGTACACAGAACCCAATCATGTACCGCGATCCGGAGTTCGGTCCGGTGCGGCTGCGGGCGTTCGGGAACTACGCCTTCAAGGTCACCGACCCGGGCACGTTCCTGAAGGAACTCGTTTCGACCGACCCGTCGTTCGAGCTGTACGAGATTTCCGCACAGTTCCGCAACGTGGTCGTGTCGCGGTTCATCGACGCGCTCGGTGCGTCGCGTATCCCGATGCTCGATCTCGCGGGGAACTACGAGAAGGTCGGGAAGATCGCGCTCGAACGTATCGCGCCGGAAATGGCGAAGATGGGCGTCTCCCTGACGCAGTTCTTCGTCGAGAACATCTCTCTCCCGCCCGAGGTCGAAGCGGCCCTCGACAAGCGCTCGCAGATGTCGGTGCTCGGCAACCTCGATCAGTACACGAAGTTCCAGACGGCCGAAGCGATTCCCACGGCTGCGGCGAACCCGGGCGGTCTGGCCGGAATGGGGGCGGGCCTCGGGGCGGGATTGGCCGTGGGGCAACAGATGGGTGGGGCTTTTGCGGGTGCGGCCGGCGCGCCGGGTGTTGTGACGCCTGGCAACACGACTTCCCCCACCACCGCAAGCGCCCCGCCCCCACTCCCGACCGCGGTCTCGTTCCACGCAGCAATCAACGGCGCCCAGGCCGGGCCGTTCGATCTGGCGGCGCTGGCCGCGCACATCAACTCGGGCACCATCAATCGCGCCTCACTGGTGTGGAAGCCGGGCATGGCGGGTTGGGCCGCGGCCGAAACCGTGCCCGAACTGGCGTCACTCTTCGCCGCGGCACCGCCGCCACTTCCGGGGTAA
- a CDS encoding recombinase family protein: MTTPSAPHGSRGVAYLRISGDKQDTATQKANIQRWLARHGLQVECWYEDVGSRDLAYKRREFQLMMSRVATGCLDWIIVDSMDRFGVRDHYEFGKFACDLRDNDCELWSTTEGHLTGDDLATGVVGAVKSARSQDEQAARGKRAVEGLIEAVKNGKTPGGYPPYGYDYMCVGEDGKEKWRLRYLGHYKRVKINPDGTEQAYDGKKNFPARDQGDSLVLVPARDPKQVEAVKLIFRWFATESISYGGIAKRLGDLGYSPIYAETWYTDRVIRILRNPAALVGRTVSNKQSQGRFCEFRGGQIEAVKRKGGRAVSYRVHTQADHIYPDQWGEGLIDRDTWDTVQAKIAHKPKQCRSAKSPELWLAEFLYCSMCGRKMAGWAQPNHKADPYSYVCSSFRQFGERNKNGCRMHRVKHSEITPLVEKWLADTQQKLAEVLDAEPDLTEFEKRADRTQQDYCRLITAVWRTMKKWGVPNPEGGVWAAPSLAEAFRQHAPTHQSKERAALKALQMKYEQATESYLELPQRAREVVRAKLEVLEADIAALEERLRPMDEKLSELRTEMVAAAGRVRAAGEACRGQNQRAKAQALSRVLARIVCSFEHYQSQPKKKQTKRQKARPQGQDRSRLVSAFFEPLLGEGRELRAEGGASAQR, translated from the coding sequence ATGACCACCCCTTCCGCCCCACACGGCTCCCGCGGCGTCGCCTACCTGCGTATCAGCGGTGACAAGCAGGATACCGCCACCCAAAAGGCCAACATCCAACGTTGGCTCGCCCGCCACGGTCTTCAGGTCGAGTGCTGGTACGAGGACGTGGGAAGCCGTGACCTCGCTTACAAACGGCGGGAATTCCAACTGATGATGTCGCGGGTCGCGACCGGCTGCCTCGACTGGATCATCGTTGACTCAATGGATCGGTTCGGAGTCCGCGACCACTACGAATTCGGCAAGTTTGCGTGCGACCTCCGCGACAACGACTGCGAACTGTGGAGCACCACCGAAGGGCACCTCACCGGCGACGACCTCGCCACCGGGGTCGTCGGGGCCGTCAAATCCGCTCGCTCCCAGGACGAGCAAGCCGCCCGTGGCAAGCGAGCGGTCGAGGGACTTATAGAGGCCGTGAAGAACGGGAAGACCCCCGGCGGCTACCCGCCCTACGGCTATGATTACATGTGCGTCGGGGAGGACGGAAAGGAAAAATGGCGGCTCAGGTACCTCGGCCACTATAAGCGGGTGAAGATCAATCCTGACGGCACCGAACAGGCTTATGACGGCAAGAAGAACTTCCCCGCCCGCGACCAGGGCGACTCACTCGTGCTGGTGCCCGCCCGCGACCCGAAGCAAGTCGAGGCCGTCAAGCTAATCTTCCGGTGGTTCGCGACGGAAAGCATCAGTTATGGGGGCATCGCCAAGCGGCTGGGTGACCTCGGGTATTCCCCGATTTACGCGGAAACGTGGTACACCGATCGGGTCATCCGGATTTTGAGGAACCCGGCCGCACTGGTCGGCAGGACTGTCAGCAACAAGCAGAGCCAAGGTCGGTTCTGCGAGTTCAGGGGCGGGCAAATCGAGGCCGTCAAGCGGAAGGGCGGGAGGGCCGTCAGCTACCGCGTCCACACGCAAGCGGACCACATCTACCCCGATCAGTGGGGCGAGGGCCTGATCGACCGCGACACGTGGGATACGGTCCAGGCGAAGATCGCTCACAAGCCAAAGCAGTGCCGATCGGCCAAATCCCCGGAGCTGTGGCTCGCGGAATTCCTCTACTGCTCGATGTGCGGCCGGAAGATGGCCGGATGGGCGCAACCCAACCACAAGGCCGACCCCTACTCCTACGTCTGTTCCTCATTCCGGCAATTCGGGGAACGAAACAAGAACGGGTGCCGGATGCACCGGGTCAAACACTCGGAGATCACCCCGCTGGTCGAGAAGTGGCTGGCCGACACGCAACAGAAGCTGGCGGAAGTCCTGGACGCGGAACCGGACCTGACGGAGTTTGAGAAGCGGGCGGACCGGACGCAGCAGGACTACTGTCGGCTGATCACGGCGGTGTGGCGCACGATGAAGAAGTGGGGCGTGCCGAACCCGGAGGGAGGCGTGTGGGCCGCCCCGTCTCTCGCTGAGGCGTTCCGGCAACACGCACCAACCCACCAATCGAAGGAGCGGGCAGCCCTGAAGGCCCTACAGATGAAGTACGAGCAGGCCACGGAGAGCTACCTGGAACTGCCCCAGCGAGCCAGGGAGGTGGTGCGAGCGAAGCTGGAGGTGCTGGAGGCCGACATCGCGGCCCTGGAGGAGCGGCTGCGTCCGATGGATGAGAAGCTGTCGGAGCTTCGGACGGAGATGGTGGCCGCAGCAGGGCGGGTGCGGGCAGCGGGGGAGGCGTGCCGCGGGCAGAACCAGCGGGCGAAGGCCCAGGCACTTTCGCGGGTACTGGCCCGGATCGTCTGTTCGTTCGAGCACTATCAATCACAGCCGAAGAAGAAGCAGACGAAGCGGCAGAAGGCCCGCCCGCAGGGTCAGGACCGCAGCCGTCTCGTGTCGGCGTTCTTCGAACCTCTCCTGGGAGAGGGGCGAGAGTTACGGGCCGAAGGGGGTGCGTCGGCGCAGAGGTAG
- a CDS encoding ADP-ribosylglycohydrolase family protein, translated as MGALAVAWAAHRAAETRTATLSEPTQFLAELRELLGVEPAAGPLLESLEVAGKKLHLGRTTEEFALDLGLKRGATGYMYHTVPVALYAWLRYPDDFRTAVQSAIRCGGDTDTVAAITGALVGARVGKTGIPSEWLRGPIDWPRSVRWVEKLAGRVAEGKWLSASQRAEPLAVWALPARNAAFFVWVLVHAARRLLPPY; from the coding sequence TTGGGGGCACTCGCGGTCGCGTGGGCCGCTCACCGCGCGGCCGAAACTCGAACGGCGACTTTGTCGGAACCGACACAATTTCTGGCGGAACTCCGCGAACTACTCGGTGTCGAGCCGGCCGCAGGGCCGTTACTCGAATCGCTCGAAGTGGCCGGGAAGAAATTACATTTGGGGCGAACGACGGAAGAATTTGCGCTCGATCTCGGGTTGAAGCGCGGAGCGACCGGTTACATGTATCACACGGTTCCGGTGGCACTCTATGCGTGGTTGCGGTACCCGGACGACTTCCGCACAGCGGTTCAGTCGGCGATCCGATGCGGTGGCGACACGGACACGGTAGCGGCGATTACGGGGGCGCTCGTCGGCGCGCGGGTCGGCAAAACGGGTATTCCAAGCGAATGGCTCCGTGGGCCGATCGACTGGCCGCGCTCGGTTCGGTGGGTGGAGAAACTCGCCGGGCGCGTCGCGGAAGGGAAGTGGTTGAGCGCTTCCCAGCGTGCTGAGCCGCTCGCGGTGTGGGCGCTGCCGGCTCGGAACGCGGCGTTCTTCGTGTGGGTGCTCGTTCACGCCGCTCGACGGCTGCTCCCACCGTATTGA